From the Lathyrus oleraceus cultivar Zhongwan6 chromosome 4, CAAS_Psat_ZW6_1.0, whole genome shotgun sequence genome, one window contains:
- the LOC127073771 gene encoding probable xyloglucan 6-xylosyltransferase 5 has product MGRENGATLVHKRNTNTALPTTYSNDKNRRNRSKTFNNVKITILCGFVTILVLRGTIGVNFGSSDSDAVNQSVIEETNRILAEIRSDADPSDPDNKEETFFNPNATFTLGPKISDWDSQRKSWLHQNPEYPSFVRGKARILLLTGSPPKPCDNPIGDHYLLKSIKNKIDYCRLHGIEIVYNMAHLDMELAGYWAKLPMIRRLMLSHPEVEWIWWMDSDAFFTDMVFQLPLFKYDDYNMVIHGYPDLLFEQKSWIAINTGSFLFRNCQWSLDLLDDWAPMGPKGPVREEAGKVLTANLKGRPAFEADDQSALIYLLLSKKKKWMDKVFLENSYYLHGYWAGLVDRYEEMIEKYHPGLGDERWPFVTHFVGCKPCGSYGDYPVERCLSSMERAFNFADNQVLKLYGFRHRGLLSPKIKRIRNETVTPLEFVDQFDIRRHPTEKSESKS; this is encoded by the coding sequence ATGGGGAGAGAGAATGGTGCGACATTAGTTCACAAGAGAAACACTAACACAGCTTTACCAACCACCTATTCCAACGACAAAAACCGCCGTAACCGTTCTAAAACATTCAACAATGTTAAAATCACTATCCTCTGCGGTTTTGTCACCATCCTCGTCCTACGTGGCACCATCGGTGTTAATTTCGGTTCTTCCGACTCCGACGCCGTCAACCAGAGCGTCATCGAAGAAACCAACCGCATCCTCGCTGAGATCCGATCCGATGCTGACCCTTCTGATCCCGACAACAAAGAGGAAACCTTTTTCAATCCGAACGCCACTTTCACGCTTGGTCCCAAAATCTCCGATTGGGATTCTCAGCGTAAGAGTTGGCTTCATCAAAACCCTGAATACCCTAGTTTTGTTAGAGGTAAAGCTCGAATATTGCTTCTTACTGGGTCTCCTCCTAAGCCTTGTGATAACCCAATTGGGGATCATTATTTGTTGAAGTCTATTAAGAATAAGATTGATTATTGTAGATTACATGGGATTGAGATTGTTTATAATATGGCTCATCTTGATATGGAGCTTGCTGGTTATTGGGCTAAATTGCCTATGATTAGGAGGTTGATGTTGTCGCATCCTGAGGTTGAGTGGATTTGGTGGATGGATAGTGATGCTTTTTTCACTGATATGGTTTTTCAGCTTCCTTTGTTCAAGTATGATGACTATAATATGGTTATCCATGGTTACCCTGATTTGTTGTTTGAGCAAAAGTCTTGGATTGCTATCAATACTGGGAGTTTTCTTTTTAGGAATTGTCAGTGGTCTTTGGATTTGCTGGATGACTGGGCTCCCATGGGTCCTAAAGGTCCGGTTCGGGAAGAGGCCGGGAAGGTTTTGACTGCTAATCTTAAGGGAAGGCCGGCGTTTGAGGCGGATGATCAGTCTGCGTTGATATATTTGTTGCTGTCTAAGAAGAAAAAGTGGATGGATAAGGTGTTTCTTGAGAATTCTTACTATTTGCATGGTTACTGGGCTGGGTTGGTTGATAGGTATGAGGAGATGATTGAGAAGTATCATCCGGGATTAGGAGATGAGAGGTGGCCGTTTGTGACGCATTTCGTGGGTTGTAAGCCGTGTGGAAGCTATGGAGATTATCCTGTTGAGAGGTGTCTTAGTAGTATGGAGAGGGCTTTCAATTTTGCTGATAATCAGGTGCTTAAACTCTATGGGTTCAGACATCGCGGTCTGTTGAGTCCTAAGATTAAGAGAATCAGAAATGAGACGGTTACTCCTTTGGAGTTTGTCGACCAGTTTGATATTCGAAGGCATCCTACGGAGAAGAGTGAATCGAAAAGCTAG
- the LOC127073772 gene encoding uncharacterized protein LOC127073772, which yields MVDHRESPMVVISDSKDDYSVFPPINHENLNLLTNHQMSFSLSQSQSQSQSQSPPSSSSSDCHMSGEYSSLPPPLDSSLRKGGDFIGWMSIGFQILRSKFFSAVSSFRNPGGAIRSYGLPAAIVVIIIVMLMKRKESRRNLTPNESRLLQIIMEKDGKIAQLLHQIAQMNEILIDSHKALAGKVVK from the exons ATGGTGGATCATCGCGAATCACCAATGGTGGTTATCTCCGATAGCAAAGATGATTATTCTGTATTTCCCCCAATCAATCACGAGAATCTCAATCTGTTAACAAACCACCAAATGTCATTTTCACTATCACAATCACAATCGCAATCGCAATCGCAATCAcccccttcttcttcatcttctgatTGTCACATGTCGGGTGAATATTCTTCTCTCCCGCCACCGCTCGATTCTAGCCTCCGGAAAGGTGGCGACTTTATCGGGTGGATGAGCATTGGCTTCCAGATCTTGCGTTCTAAGTTCTTTTCCGCGGTTTCATCTTTCCGGAACCCTGGAGGGGCAATTCGGTCATATGGGTTACCAGCTGCCATCGTCGTGATTATCATCGTGATGTTGATGAAGAGGAAGGAGAGTAGGAGGAACCTCACACCCAATGAGTCTCGTCTTCTGCAAATCATTATGGAGAAAGACGGG AAAATTGCCCAACTTTTGCACCAGATTGCACAAATGAATGAAATACTGATAGATAGTCACAAAGCTTTGGCTGGAAAAGTGGTTAAATGA